A stretch of the Gavia stellata isolate bGavSte3 chromosome 11, bGavSte3.hap2, whole genome shotgun sequence genome encodes the following:
- the HES1 gene encoding transcription factor HES-1, producing MPADLMEKSSASPVAATPASVNATPDKPKTAAEHRKSSKPIMEKRRRARINESLGQLKTLILDALKKDSSRHSKLEKADILEMTVKHLRSLQRAQMTAALSTDPTVLGKYRAGFSECMNEVTRFLSTCEGVNTEVRTRLLGHLASCMTQINAMNYPAPPPPPPLPPAAAFGPPLVPPGSGAGPLPGMPCKPGSDAAKVYGGFQLLPASDGQFAFLIPSTAFAPSSAVLPLYGGPPTAATAASPPGPPPGTADSVWRPW from the exons ATGCCGGCCGACCTGATGGAGAAGAGCAGCGCCTCGCCGGTGGCCGCCACCCCCGCCAGCGTCAACGCGACGCCCGACAAGCCCAAGACGGCGGCGGAGCACCGGAAG TCCTCCAAGCCCATCATGGAgaagcggcggcgggcgcgcaTCAACGAGAGCCTGGGGCAGCTGAAGACGCTCATCCTGGACGCGCTGAAGAAGGAT AGCTCGCGGCACTCCAAGCTGGAGAAGGCCGACATCCTGGAGATGACCGTCAAGCACCTGCGGAGCCTCCAGCGAGCCCAGATGACCG CCGCGCTGAGCACAGACCCCACGGTGCTGGGCAAGTACCGTGCCGGCTTCAGCGAGTGCATGAACGAGGTGACACGGTTCCTCTCCACCTGCGAGGGCGTCAACACCGAGGTGCGCACCCGGCTCCTGGGCCACCTGGCCAGCTGCATGACCCAGATCAACGCCATGAACTACCCtgcgccccccccaccgcccccgcTGCCACCAGCTGCAGCCTTTGGGCCACCCCTGGTGCCGCCGGGCAGTGGTGCGGGGCCACTCCCGGGCATGCCCTGCAAGCCGGGTTCTGACGCAGCCAAGGTGTACGGtggcttccagctgctgccGGCCTCCGATGGGCAATTTGCCTTCCTCATCCCCAGCACCGCCTTTGctcccagcagtgctgtgctgccCCTGTACGGTGGCCCACCCacagctgccactgctgcttCGCCGCCTGGCCCGCCACCCGGCACAGCTGACTCGGTCTGGAGACCCTGGTGA